The genomic DNA GGCCCTTGATGGTTGCAAAGTGGGCATCGCCAAAGTGCCACAGTTCGCAGCCATGCACCAAGGCCGCTCCGGCGATCAGCAAGTCCACCGTGGGTACCCGCTGGCCGGAACGGGCCAGATCGTAGGCCAGCTGGCCGGCCACCCCCGCCTCTTCGCTTCCCAAGGGTAGCCAGAGCAGGGCCTGCAGGTCAGCGGCGAGAAGACCGTAGTCTTTCTCGCTCTTTGCGCCGGACAGAAGTTCCACGGCAATCGGCGCTAGGACCGCGATCTCATGTACCTCCAGGGCGTTACCCAGGGCTTGCTTGACCTGGCGGGCACCCTTGGGGTGATAAAACTCAATCCAGGCCGATGTATCTACCAAGATGCGGGCCACTAGCG from Meiothermus cerbereus DSM 11376 includes the following:
- a CDS encoding PIN domain-containing protein: MARILVDTSAWIEFYHPKGARQVKQALGNALEVHEIAVLAPIAVELLSGAKSEKDYGLLAADLQALLWLPLGSEEAGVAGQLAYDLARSGQRVPTVDLLIAGAALVHGCELWHFGDAHFATIKGHSPLQEHNLKSA